The Marinilongibacter aquaticus genome has a window encoding:
- a CDS encoding site-specific DNA-methyltransferase, giving the protein MPTLHWIGKDKVVSHHQDVPYRVLEHKYGFTADKSEPTNSGNKIIHGDNLEALKSLLPEYEGKIKCIYIDPPYNTGNENWVYNDNVNHPKIKKWLGEVVGKDGEDLSRHDKWLCMMYPRLKLLHKLLANDGAIFISIDDNEQANLKLICDEIFGVRNFINNIIWQKKYSPQNDARYLSDMHDFVLCYAKSKDSWKRNLLPRTEAQNKRYKNPDNDIRGPWKSSDLSVKTYSKLTDYEIETPSGRIVSPPNGRCWGVNKEKLQELIQDNRIWFGKDGKNVPSVKKFMNEVQQGTVPLTLWLREEVGDNQEAKQDLKVIMGKSNFPFDTPKPSRLVERVLQLSSDKNSIILDSFAGSGTTAHAVLNLNKQDGGNRKFILVEMEDYANDITAERVKRVTKGYGSGNKKVDGTGGAFDFYELGLPLFDENQNLNEEVGLLKIREYIWFSETRTSFTEPNAENYFLGKKEDSAYYFIYEKDRLTTLDYDALELIKTKGEQYIIYADNCLLPKEFMAKKNIIFKKIPRDITRF; this is encoded by the coding sequence ATGCCAACACTCCATTGGATAGGAAAAGACAAGGTGGTGAGCCACCACCAAGATGTGCCATACCGAGTATTGGAACATAAATACGGATTTACAGCCGACAAAAGCGAACCCACCAATAGCGGAAACAAAATAATACACGGAGATAACCTTGAAGCACTCAAAAGCCTACTGCCTGAATACGAAGGAAAAATAAAGTGTATCTATATAGACCCGCCATATAACACGGGCAATGAAAATTGGGTGTACAACGATAACGTGAACCACCCAAAAATAAAGAAATGGTTGGGCGAAGTAGTAGGCAAAGATGGAGAAGACCTTAGCCGACACGACAAGTGGTTGTGTATGATGTACCCAAGACTAAAATTGCTTCATAAACTTTTGGCAAATGATGGGGCGATTTTTATTTCAATAGACGACAATGAACAAGCCAATTTAAAATTGATATGTGATGAGATTTTTGGAGTGAGGAATTTTATTAACAACATTATTTGGCAGAAAAAATACAGTCCTCAAAATGATGCCAGATACTTGTCTGATATGCATGACTTTGTTTTGTGTTATGCAAAGTCAAAAGATAGCTGGAAAAGAAATTTATTGCCTCGAACAGAAGCTCAAAATAAAAGATATAAGAATCCTGACAATGATATTCGTGGGCCATGGAAATCCAGCGACTTGTCTGTTAAAACATATTCCAAGTTAACCGACTACGAAATTGAAACGCCATCGGGAAGAATAGTTTCACCACCAAATGGAAGATGCTGGGGAGTGAACAAAGAAAAACTTCAAGAACTTATTCAGGACAATAGGATATGGTTTGGAAAAGATGGAAAAAATGTTCCATCTGTAAAAAAGTTTATGAATGAGGTTCAACAAGGAACTGTTCCTTTGACTCTATGGCTTCGTGAAGAAGTTGGAGATAATCAAGAAGCAAAGCAGGATTTAAAAGTAATCATGGGAAAATCTAATTTCCCATTTGATACACCAAAACCATCAAGGTTAGTTGAAAGAGTATTACAACTTTCATCTGACAAAAACTCCATCATCCTCGATTCATTTGCTGGTTCAGGCACAACTGCTCACGCAGTATTGAACTTAAATAAGCAAGACGGTGGCAATCGCAAATTCATTTTGGTAGAAATGGAAGATTACGCCAATGATATTACAGCAGAAAGAGTAAAGCGTGTAACCAAAGGTTATGGTTCAGGCAATAAAAAAGTAGATGGTACAGGCGGAGCATTTGACTTCTATGAACTTGGTTTGCCATTATTTGACGAGAACCAAAACTTGAACGAAGAAGTCGGCTTGCTAAAAATCCGAGAATACATTTGGTTTTCGGAGACTCGTACCTCGTTTACAGAACCCAATGCAGAGAATTACTTTTTGGGCAAAAAAGAAGATTCTGCATACTACTTCATTTACGAGAAAGACCGCCTAACCACCTTAGATTATGATGCTTTGGAACTTATAAAAACCAAAGGCGAGCAATACATCATTTATGCGGACAATTGCCTTTTGCCGAAAGAGTTTATGGCGAAAAAGAACATCATTTTCAAGAAAATACCAAGAGACATCACAAGATTTTAA
- a CDS encoding Fic family protein, which produces MEEIKILNLPPNVDCESVATLKQLNKASRALGQLKGEVSKIPNSQILLDTLTLQEAKDSNEIENIVTTDDEMYQASIDETVASVTAKEALNYSNAIKLGLDIVRKKGLLTINDISRIQHIISPNHPIRKIPGTVLKNPKTQEVVYTPPQHYDDIKALLDNLEQYINVPEFHETDALIKMPIIHFQFESIHPYFDGNGRTGRLLNILYLVQQGLLDIPVLYLSSYIIKNKSDYYRLLQEVRTKGSWEEWIEWMLKGVELTAKETIVVVNKIKVLMDDYKKEIRSNFSFYSHDLINILFKHPYTKNSFLERELKIHRNTASSYLNTLADAGLLAKVKIGKFNYYINVALLQILKNR; this is translated from the coding sequence ATGGAAGAAATCAAAATACTAAACCTACCACCAAACGTTGATTGTGAGTCTGTAGCTACTTTAAAACAGCTTAACAAAGCGTCACGGGCTTTGGGGCAACTTAAAGGTGAAGTTTCTAAAATTCCCAACTCTCAAATTTTACTTGATACGCTTACGCTACAAGAGGCAAAAGACAGTAACGAAATCGAGAACATTGTCACTACCGATGATGAAATGTACCAAGCCAGTATTGACGAAACGGTAGCTTCGGTAACGGCAAAAGAGGCCCTTAATTACTCTAATGCTATAAAATTGGGATTGGATATTGTTCGCAAGAAAGGGTTGTTGACCATTAACGACATTTCCCGAATCCAACATATTATTTCTCCAAACCACCCTATTCGGAAGATACCGGGAACCGTTCTAAAAAACCCGAAAACCCAAGAAGTGGTTTATACGCCACCACAACATTATGATGATATTAAAGCTTTGCTCGATAATTTGGAACAATACATTAACGTGCCTGAATTTCATGAAACAGACGCACTAATAAAAATGCCCATCATCCATTTTCAGTTTGAAAGTATTCACCCTTATTTTGATGGTAATGGCAGAACGGGACGTTTGCTGAATATCTTGTATTTGGTGCAGCAAGGTTTGTTGGATATTCCTGTTCTCTACTTGAGTAGCTACATCATTAAAAATAAAAGCGATTATTACCGCTTGTTGCAAGAAGTTCGCACCAAAGGTAGTTGGGAAGAATGGATAGAGTGGATGCTTAAAGGCGTTGAATTAACTGCTAAAGAAACTATTGTAGTAGTTAACAAGATAAAGGTGCTGATGGACGACTACAAAAAGGAAATCCGCAGCAACTTTAGTTTTTACAGCCACGATTTAATCAACATCCTTTTTAAGCATCCTTACACCAAAAACAGCTTTTTGGAGCGAGAGCTGAAAATTCACAGAAATACGGCTTCAAGTTACTTGAACACCCTTGCTGATGCGGGATTACTTGCCAAAGTAAAAATTGGCAAGTTTAACTATTACATCAATGTTGCTTTACTGCAAATACTCAAAAATAGATGA
- a CDS encoding zinc ribbon domain-containing protein: MELTIADKLESLLKLQEIDSKLDELRKLRGDLPEEVKDLEDEVMGIEKRIGRFSAEVEDFNEEIERQKANKKDAEKLILKYKDQQMNVRNNREFDAISKELELQELEIQLADKRIREADFKIKTKQQEIEETNEKLNARKEVLEQKRKELERLVVESQEEEEKLLKQSAKQAKKVEERLLKAYTRIRGSAKNGLAVVSVDRGACGGCFNVVPPQRQADIMEKLKIIVCEHCGRILADADMIQVHRKRK, from the coding sequence ATGGAATTAACGATAGCAGATAAATTGGAGTCGCTTTTAAAGCTTCAAGAGATTGACTCTAAACTGGATGAACTACGAAAACTTCGTGGAGACTTGCCCGAAGAAGTGAAGGATCTTGAGGATGAGGTGATGGGCATCGAAAAGAGGATTGGTAGATTCTCAGCCGAAGTGGAAGATTTCAACGAAGAAATCGAACGCCAAAAAGCCAATAAGAAAGACGCAGAAAAGTTGATCTTGAAATACAAAGATCAGCAGATGAACGTAAGAAATAACCGTGAATTTGATGCCATCTCGAAAGAACTCGAATTGCAAGAGCTTGAGATCCAATTGGCAGACAAACGTATTCGTGAAGCCGATTTCAAGATCAAAACCAAGCAACAGGAGATCGAAGAGACCAACGAAAAGCTAAACGCCAGAAAAGAAGTATTGGAGCAAAAACGCAAAGAGCTGGAGCGTTTGGTGGTAGAAAGCCAAGAGGAAGAGGAAAAGCTTTTGAAGCAAAGTGCCAAACAAGCCAAAAAAGTGGAAGAGCGTTTGCTAAAAGCCTATACGCGTATCAGAGGCAGTGCAAAAAATGGCTTGGCCGTGGTATCTGTAGATCGCGGAGCCTGTGGCGGTTGCTTCAACGTTGTACCCCCTCAACGTCAGGCAGACATCATGGAAAAACTGAAGATCATCGTGTGCGAGCATTGCGGACGTATTTTGGCCGATGCCGACATGATTCAGGTGCACAGAAAAAGAAAATAA
- a CDS encoding DEAD/DEAH box helicase, producing MELKSYQQKVIEHLEEYLTYVQEQKDLGKAFNQYWEDKIGPYNPLDGTGMQPYKNNIPNAAHVAIKVPTAGGKTFIAVNALHSIFQAYDSSKPKAVIWLVPWSNLLQQTVDALSNPEHPYRQKLNTLFNHRVEVYQKEDLLQGSNFNPTVVKDQLSIFVMSFASLRAKNKDDRKVYQENGQLEAFVSQFKNSEHILDGVDDTALINVLRYLNPVLVVDESHNAESDLSVDMLKNLNPSFILDLTATPKDNSNIVSLVPAIELKKEHMVKLPVIVYNNHDKTEVINNALHLQRKLENLAKKQEAEGGKYIRPIVLFQAQPKTNDDNTTFEKLKEQLLSLGIPENQIKIKTANIDELKGIDLMSKECEVRYIITINALKEGWDCPFAYILASLADKSSAVDVEQILGRVLRQPYVQRHKSFQLNLSYVLTASAKFNETLQSIVKGLQESGFSEKDYRKVDKMTEEEKKTVTADPVESFLFPEQQTEQEEDENIDTNRVTFDPNADEEEPETTTVIDEIEAIAEEQNRQLEEQIKEQEQQPVDSTIFQEMGDKVKRYKVKEAYKEFIDKIEFPQFFIKVNVSDIFETDEELLNRESLLKDFKLSDEDIKIDFDQISSDLYKIDLEEAKKNEYRPSFTKIEDTLVKDPIAEYILAKPKENQITDITHQMMQIIGNMYPIPDQEIKVYIGRVLNSMNTEQLRDILVRKWSYTDKIKSKIRQLADSYAEGRFMDLIKSKRINTKGNWYLSKEIVPGNTGSSIGNSLYEKEGSMNNFEERVAMELGTSSNIEFWHRNLERGKGFYINGFKANHYPDFIMQTKSGKTILIETKGDHLDNTDSAAKCRLGNEWEKQAGNNFAYFMIFDKKEVDRAYTLDKAKELIGGM from the coding sequence ATGGAATTAAAAAGCTATCAGCAGAAAGTAATTGAACATCTTGAAGAATACTTGACTTACGTTCAAGAGCAAAAAGATTTAGGTAAAGCCTTCAACCAATATTGGGAAGATAAAATTGGTCCATACAATCCTTTGGATGGTACAGGAATGCAGCCCTATAAAAACAACATCCCGAATGCGGCACACGTTGCAATCAAAGTGCCAACGGCAGGCGGTAAAACCTTTATTGCTGTAAATGCTTTGCATTCTATTTTTCAGGCTTACGATTCCAGCAAACCCAAAGCTGTGATTTGGTTAGTGCCATGGAGTAACCTTCTGCAACAAACGGTTGATGCACTTTCCAATCCAGAGCATCCGTACAGACAAAAACTCAATACACTTTTCAATCACCGAGTAGAAGTCTATCAAAAAGAAGATTTGTTGCAAGGCTCAAACTTCAACCCCACAGTGGTAAAAGACCAGTTGAGCATTTTTGTAATGAGTTTTGCCAGTCTTCGAGCAAAAAACAAAGACGACAGAAAAGTTTATCAAGAAAACGGACAGTTAGAAGCCTTTGTATCGCAGTTCAAAAACAGCGAACATATCTTAGATGGTGTAGACGATACTGCACTAATCAACGTTTTGCGTTATCTCAATCCTGTTTTGGTAGTAGATGAAAGTCACAATGCAGAAAGTGATTTAAGTGTAGATATGCTTAAAAATCTAAATCCGTCATTCATTCTTGATTTAACCGCAACCCCGAAAGACAATAGCAACATTGTAAGCCTTGTTCCTGCCATAGAACTAAAAAAGGAACATATGGTAAAACTTCCTGTAATTGTTTACAACAATCACGATAAAACGGAAGTCATCAACAATGCTTTGCATTTACAACGAAAGTTGGAAAACCTTGCAAAAAAGCAAGAAGCAGAAGGTGGCAAATACATCAGACCCATTGTTCTGTTTCAGGCTCAACCTAAAACCAATGACGACAATACCACTTTCGAGAAGCTGAAAGAACAGTTGTTGAGTTTGGGAATTCCAGAAAATCAAATCAAAATCAAGACTGCCAACATTGACGAATTGAAAGGTATTGATTTGATGAGCAAGGAATGTGAAGTCCGCTACATCATCACCATCAACGCCTTGAAAGAAGGTTGGGATTGTCCGTTTGCCTACATCTTGGCATCATTAGCAGACAAATCAAGTGCAGTAGATGTGGAGCAAATTTTAGGTCGTGTTTTGCGTCAGCCTTATGTGCAAAGACACAAATCATTTCAGTTAAATCTTTCTTACGTTTTAACGGCATCTGCCAAGTTCAACGAGACTTTGCAAAGCATTGTAAAAGGTTTGCAAGAATCAGGATTTAGCGAAAAAGATTATCGCAAAGTGGATAAGATGACCGAAGAAGAAAAGAAAACAGTTACAGCAGACCCAGTTGAATCATTCCTTTTCCCAGAGCAACAAACGGAGCAAGAAGAAGATGAAAACATCGACACAAATCGTGTAACGTTTGACCCGAATGCAGATGAAGAAGAACCAGAAACAACAACGGTAATTGATGAAATTGAAGCCATTGCGGAAGAACAAAACCGACAGTTAGAAGAACAAATAAAAGAACAGGAACAACAGCCTGTTGACTCAACTATTTTTCAAGAAATGGGTGATAAAGTAAAACGATACAAGGTTAAAGAAGCCTACAAAGAGTTCATAGATAAAATCGAGTTTCCACAGTTTTTCATCAAGGTAAACGTAAGCGATATTTTTGAAACTGACGAAGAATTACTGAACCGTGAATCTTTGCTCAAAGACTTCAAACTTTCAGATGAAGACATTAAAATTGACTTTGACCAAATATCTTCTGACTTGTATAAAATAGACTTGGAAGAAGCCAAGAAAAACGAGTACCGACCTTCATTCACAAAGATTGAAGACACCTTGGTAAAAGACCCAATTGCGGAATACATTTTAGCAAAACCAAAAGAAAACCAGATAACAGACATCACGCATCAGATGATGCAGATTATCGGAAATATGTACCCGATTCCTGACCAAGAAATCAAGGTTTACATCGGTCGTGTGCTAAATAGTATGAACACCGAGCAACTAAGGGATATTTTGGTTCGCAAATGGAGTTATACGGATAAAATCAAATCGAAAATTAGACAATTAGCAGACTCGTATGCCGAAGGTCGCTTTATGGATTTAATCAAGTCTAAGCGAATCAACACCAAAGGAAATTGGTATTTAAGCAAGGAGATTGTTCCAGGTAATACAGGCTCATCCATTGGAAATTCACTTTACGAAAAAGAAGGTTCAATGAACAACTTTGAAGAACGAGTAGCGATGGAACTCGGAACATCTTCAAACATTGAGTTTTGGCATAGGAATTTAGAACGAGGAAAAGGATTTTATATCAACGGATTTAAGGCCAACCATTATCCAGACTTTATTATGCAAACAAAATCAGGCAAAACCATATTAATTGAAACCAAAGGCGATCATCTTGATAATACTGATAGTGCAGCAAAATGCCGTTTAGGAAATGAATGGGAAAAGCAAGCAGGGAACAACTTTGCCTACTTTATGATATTCGACAAAAAAGAAGTAGACCGAGCATACACATTAGACAAAGCAAAAGAATTGATTGGTGGAATGTAA
- a CDS encoding 5'-nucleotidase: protein MPVDFSKILVVGVSSRALFNLEEEEQIFREQNIRGFREYQLANEDKLLEKGTAFPLVEALLKLNTHVDNSIVEVVVMSRNSPETGVRVLKAIEHYKLPITRWAFSGGEPLAPFIDAFDIDLFLSRDESDVQKIIDTANCATALIYDPPENFQPETDRVKFAFDADAVVFSEESEQIYKEQGMDAFHKHEKENEDIPLKDGPFAVLLRKLSDIQDFLPIEKELSPLRLAIVTARNAPSHMRVIKTLRKWNVYVDEAYFMGGLPKEKVLEAFGAHIFFDDQHTHLSDSSKKIPCGRVLYKSNSVLKNYEKEIIVEPKKVKEK, encoded by the coding sequence ATGCCAGTAGACTTCTCAAAAATATTAGTAGTTGGTGTTTCTTCCAGAGCCCTTTTCAATCTCGAAGAAGAAGAGCAAATTTTTAGAGAACAAAATATCCGCGGATTTCGGGAATACCAATTAGCTAATGAAGATAAGTTACTCGAAAAAGGAACTGCGTTTCCTTTGGTTGAAGCATTACTAAAACTCAATACTCACGTTGACAATTCAATTGTTGAGGTTGTTGTAATGTCAAGAAACAGTCCTGAAACAGGTGTAAGAGTTTTAAAGGCAATTGAACATTACAAACTCCCTATTACAAGGTGGGCATTCTCAGGTGGCGAGCCTCTTGCACCTTTCATTGACGCTTTTGACATTGACCTTTTTCTTTCTCGTGATGAAAGTGATGTTCAAAAAATCATTGATACAGCCAACTGTGCAACTGCCTTGATTTACGACCCACCAGAAAATTTCCAACCTGAAACAGACCGGGTAAAATTCGCATTTGATGCCGATGCCGTTGTTTTTTCAGAAGAATCTGAACAAATCTATAAAGAACAGGGAATGGATGCTTTTCACAAACACGAAAAAGAAAACGAGGATATTCCTTTGAAGGATGGCCCTTTTGCAGTCCTTTTAAGAAAATTATCAGACATTCAAGATTTTTTGCCTATTGAAAAAGAACTTTCTCCTCTACGACTTGCCATCGTAACGGCTCGTAATGCACCAAGCCATATGCGAGTTATCAAAACGCTTAGAAAATGGAATGTTTATGTGGATGAAGCCTATTTTATGGGCGGACTTCCAAAAGAGAAAGTATTAGAAGCTTTTGGAGCTCACATCTTTTTTGACGACCAGCATACACATTTGAGCGATTCGAGTAAGAAAATACCTTGCGGACGAGTGTTGTATAAATCGAATTCTGTTCTCAAAAATTACGAGAAGGAAATTATTGTTGAACCGAAGAAAGTAAAAGAGAAATAA
- a CDS encoding Nif3-like dinuclear metal center hexameric protein, translating to MKIHEICNHLESFAPLGIQEPYDNSGLLVGHPNTEVQAALITLDCTEEVVEEAIEKQCQLIIAHHPIIFKGLKSLTGKNYVERTVIKAIQHNIALYAIHTNLDNTLGGVNFKIAEKLNLQDVEILLPKNDQLMKLTVFVPTAHTGPLLDALYAAGAGEIGNYSQCSFRTEGKGTFKPNEAATPRIGQRNRYEEVDEHRIEVIFPFHRKNAVLAGMREGHVYEEIAYYLTPLSNRFQEVGSGAVGHLPEAMNGQDFLAFLKQALNVEVIKHTEIPDKEIKRIALCGGSGSFLLSAAKRSKAEVYISSDFKYHEYFDAEGEIMIADVGHFESEQFTKELIRDVLLKKFTNFASYLSEVKTNPVSYYY from the coding sequence ATGAAAATACACGAAATCTGCAATCACCTCGAAAGTTTCGCTCCTTTGGGCATTCAGGAGCCCTACGACAATTCCGGACTCTTGGTGGGCCACCCCAACACAGAAGTGCAGGCCGCCCTGATTACGCTCGACTGCACGGAAGAGGTGGTGGAAGAAGCCATCGAAAAACAATGCCAATTGATCATTGCCCACCACCCCATCATTTTCAAAGGGCTTAAAAGCTTGACGGGCAAAAACTATGTCGAACGTACCGTGATCAAGGCCATACAGCACAATATTGCCCTCTATGCCATACACACCAACCTCGACAATACCTTGGGCGGAGTAAATTTCAAAATCGCCGAAAAGCTGAACCTTCAGGATGTGGAAATACTGCTGCCCAAAAACGACCAGTTGATGAAGTTGACCGTTTTTGTGCCCACCGCCCATACGGGTCCGCTGCTCGACGCACTTTACGCCGCGGGAGCGGGCGAAATTGGCAATTACAGTCAATGCAGTTTCCGCACGGAAGGCAAAGGCACTTTCAAGCCCAATGAGGCCGCCACACCCCGCATTGGCCAACGGAACCGCTACGAAGAAGTGGACGAACACCGCATCGAGGTCATATTCCCCTTCCATCGGAAAAATGCCGTGCTGGCCGGAATGCGAGAGGGCCATGTTTACGAAGAGATCGCCTATTACCTTACGCCCCTCAGCAACCGCTTTCAAGAAGTGGGCAGCGGTGCTGTGGGCCATTTACCCGAAGCAATGAACGGCCAAGATTTTCTGGCCTTTTTAAAGCAGGCCTTAAACGTGGAGGTGATCAAACATACGGAAATCCCGGACAAGGAAATAAAGCGTATTGCCCTTTGTGGCGGCTCTGGAAGCTTCCTTCTCTCGGCCGCCAAGCGATCGAAAGCCGAGGTGTACATCAGCTCGGATTTCAAATACCACGAGTACTTCGATGCGGAAGGCGAAATTATGATTGCCGACGTCGGACATTTTGAAAGTGAACAGTTTACAAAAGAACTGATTCGGGATGTTTTATTGAAAAAATTCACTAATTTTGCGTCCTATTTATCGGAGGTAAAGACCAATCCGGTGAGTTATTATTACTAA
- a CDS encoding DMT family transporter — MRSSAQFYILGFFFAMVWASASVSAKLGYHSVQPLVLYQARFTLAAFCLLLLAYLRKSAEWPKGKEWGQLALFGFLNVTVALGFFAFAIKEVAAGIGALQVGVNPLVISVLSAVIAKRRISRNEVIALFLGILGVAIAVYPLLQNAYATVFGLVLLWLSTLGYSSASVYFGTVDWKLKKLTINAWQGFFGALFLLPLTFFFYEDVNIYDSNFFYTASWLGLALSAGAVYLWLWLLTIDTVRASFFLFLCPAFGFIYAYFILDEPFTWYTLSGLCVVMAALYIGQKKKANPN, encoded by the coding sequence ATGCGAAGCTCGGCACAGTTCTATATTCTCGGATTCTTTTTTGCCATGGTTTGGGCGTCTGCTTCGGTATCGGCCAAGCTGGGTTATCATTCGGTACAACCGTTGGTTTTGTATCAGGCACGCTTTACTTTAGCGGCTTTCTGTCTTTTGCTTTTGGCCTATTTGCGTAAATCTGCCGAGTGGCCCAAAGGCAAGGAATGGGGACAGTTGGCCTTGTTTGGCTTTTTGAATGTAACCGTGGCTTTGGGCTTTTTTGCCTTCGCCATAAAAGAGGTAGCCGCGGGAATTGGAGCCTTGCAAGTGGGCGTGAACCCATTGGTGATCAGCGTGCTTTCTGCCGTGATAGCCAAGCGGCGTATTTCCCGAAATGAGGTAATCGCTTTGTTTTTGGGCATTCTCGGGGTGGCCATCGCCGTTTATCCGCTTTTGCAAAATGCCTATGCTACGGTTTTCGGTTTGGTCTTGCTTTGGCTCAGTACATTGGGTTATTCGAGTGCTTCGGTGTATTTCGGGACAGTGGATTGGAAGCTCAAGAAATTGACGATCAACGCATGGCAGGGCTTTTTCGGGGCATTGTTTCTTTTGCCGCTTACCTTCTTTTTCTATGAAGATGTAAACATCTACGATTCCAACTTCTTTTATACGGCTTCTTGGCTGGGCTTGGCCCTTTCTGCCGGGGCGGTGTATTTGTGGCTTTGGCTGCTCACCATCGATACGGTGCGGGCCTCTTTCTTTCTTTTCCTGTGTCCGGCTTTTGGCTTTATTTATGCCTATTTTATTCTCGACGAGCCCTTTACTTGGTATACCCTTTCTGGGCTATGCGTGGTTATGGCGGCTTTGTACATCGGGCAAAAGAAAAAGGCAAATCCGAATTGA
- a CDS encoding helix-turn-helix domain-containing protein produces MNRIKEVLEQKGIKQTWLAEKLGKSYNMVNAYAQNRQQPRLETLMEIAEILDVDVKELIISNKEK; encoded by the coding sequence ATGAACAGAATTAAGGAAGTGTTGGAACAGAAAGGAATAAAGCAGACTTGGTTGGCTGAGAAGCTCGGGAAAAGCTACAATATGGTTAATGCCTATGCACAAAACCGACAACAACCACGCTTGGAAACCTTGATGGAGATCGCTGAAATCTTGGACGTGGACGTGAAGGAATTAATAATATCAAACAAGGAAAAATAG
- the metK gene encoding methionine adenosyltransferase, whose translation MSYLFTSESVSEGHPDKVADQISDALIDHFLAFDPNSKVACETLVTTGQVVLAGEVNTQTYLDVQNIARDVIRKIGYTKAEYMFEANSCGVISAIHEQSSEINQGVDRKTGDSFEEKANAQGAGDQGMMFGYATRETENYMPLALDLSHKILLELAEIRREAGGIEYLRPDAKAQVTIEYSDDNEPIRIDTIVVSTQHDEFDEDEAMLAKIKTDIVGIAIPRVKAKLSDEIQALFDEDIVYHINPTGKFVIGGPHGDTGLTGRKIIVDTYGGKGAHGGGAFSGKDPSKVDRSAAYATRHIAKNLVAAGVADEVLVQVSYAIGVAKPCGIFVDTYGTTKVKNAEGKAMSNGQIAKIVEQLFDMRPYAIEQRLKLRTPIYSETAAYGHMGREPQTVTKLFKNAGKETTVEVELFTWEKLDYVDKVKAAFGL comes from the coding sequence ATGTCGTATCTATTCACTTCAGAATCGGTATCGGAAGGGCATCCCGATAAAGTGGCCGATCAAATTTCAGATGCTTTAATAGATCATTTTTTGGCCTTTGATCCCAATTCAAAAGTGGCGTGTGAAACCCTGGTGACCACAGGGCAGGTGGTGTTGGCAGGAGAAGTGAATACGCAAACGTATTTGGACGTGCAGAATATTGCCCGTGATGTGATTCGTAAAATTGGCTATACCAAAGCCGAATACATGTTCGAGGCCAACTCTTGTGGCGTAATCTCGGCGATTCACGAACAATCTTCAGAGATCAATCAAGGCGTAGACCGTAAAACTGGCGATTCTTTCGAAGAAAAGGCCAATGCTCAAGGTGCCGGTGATCAGGGAATGATGTTTGGTTATGCCACCCGCGAAACCGAAAACTACATGCCGCTTGCTTTGGATTTGTCGCATAAAATTTTGCTTGAATTGGCGGAAATCAGACGCGAAGCGGGCGGGATTGAATACCTAAGACCGGATGCCAAAGCTCAGGTGACAATTGAATATTCAGACGACAACGAACCCATTCGTATCGATACCATTGTGGTTTCGACGCAGCACGATGAGTTTGACGAAGACGAAGCGATGCTGGCCAAAATTAAAACCGACATTGTGGGCATTGCGATTCCACGCGTGAAAGCCAAGTTGTCCGATGAGATTCAAGCTCTTTTCGACGAGGATATTGTGTACCATATCAATCCGACTGGCAAGTTTGTGATTGGTGGGCCGCACGGCGATACAGGCCTCACAGGCCGGAAAATCATTGTGGATACTTACGGCGGCAAAGGGGCCCACGGTGGAGGTGCCTTTTCTGGAAAGGACCCTTCAAAGGTAGACCGTTCGGCGGCCTATGCGACGCGTCATATCGCGAAAAACTTGGTGGCTGCTGGTGTGGCCGACGAAGTGTTGGTGCAGGTGTCCTACGCCATTGGGGTTGCCAAACCTTGCGGTATTTTTGTGGATACCTACGGCACGACGAAAGTGAAAAACGCAGAGGGAAAAGCCATGAGCAACGGGCAGATTGCAAAGATCGTGGAGCAGCTTTTTGACATGAGGCCTTATGCTATCGAACAACGCTTGAAACTACGCACACCGATTTATTCAGAAACTGCTGCGTATGGGCATATGGGTCGCGAGCCGCAAACGGTGACCAAATTGTTTAAAAACGCTGGAAAAGAGACTACTGTGGAGGTGGAGTTGTTTACCTGGGAGAAACTCGATTATGTGGATAAAGTAAAAGCAGCCTTCGGTTTGTAG